A stretch of DNA from Nitrospira sp. KM1:
GCCGTTGATGTTCCATCCAGAACATCAAATCCTAAATCAAAGGGCGAAAAACCAGCAGGCGATTTACTTCGCTCAGATGGAGCTCAGAGTTGACCTGGAAGTCATTTGGCGCGAACAGGAAAAATGGTTAGAAGACGAAACCATAGTTATCAAGCTTGTCTTGCCAAGCGGTACTGAGACGCAGGTGAATGAATATCTGCTCAGAAAGGAAATTACTGCGGGATTTCTTTTTCCGATGAGCTAAAGATGGTACGCGAGAAATCACTCTTCCAATTCTTATAGCGATGATGAGGCATTCGCCTAACCCCACTCGCTGCAGCCTGCCGCAAGCGCGCTTCTTCTTGTTTTTAGCGTTTGAGCCGTTTTTCAGCTTCCATATACTGACGGCATGCTCATTTTTCAGGTTGAGGTGGTGGAGGGCTTGGCTGTTGAGTTCCCGACTGATTCAGTCGGGACCGGTTTCTGAAGGACCACCATATTGTTAAGGAGTGATTCAGTATCTGTAATCCGCAGTAGGTGACTAGGAAGCAAAGGAATGAAAAGAGAATCTGGGTAATAGGCATTCCATCTGTTATGTATTTACCAAATGCCCATAGGGCAAGAGTGTATCCCAGCAGAAAGATGAGACATAAAATAGTCCACACATGCCAATCAACGATTTTGTCAGCAACACGAGCAACACTATTGGCATTGGACCAAGCAGCCACAGCCTGAATGTAGAATATCAAGGAGGCAATAGCGAAGCCAAAGAGAATACTTGTAGCTGTGAGAAGATCGTTTAGATGAGCACGAATTGGGGCGATCGCTGTTGGATCATAAAAAAACCAAATGTATGCTCCAACCCAGCTAATGAGAGCAGTCCAAAATTCGCCATCTTTCCAAAGCGCTTTCCGAAATACGACACGCTGAAGGAAATGACCGAGTTCGTAATACATTGCTACTGGAGATCGTCCATCATTCGTGTCATCTTGGTCCATACATCAGTAGTCGTCACCTGCCCCCTATCGTTGATTTCAAAATCAAGCAAAGCATGTTTCCCCAGCTTTTCCGTGTTAAAACTATCCCTCTCAACACCCCGTCGCCCTTTGATCGCCGCATAGCCTAGTTCACCTCGGCCTAGCTTACTACGAATCCATTGAATAAAGCCTCCCTGGCGCTTCAAGCTGGACCTACGCCTTGCACGGAGGGTAACTTCGGCCTTGTGAGCGTCGGACTCTCGAGCAACTATTCCCAGTTCCGTATCCAAATCCTGCCATCCGGGATTGGGACGGACAATCCTCACCGTTGCCTCAGTGATTCGATCCAGTGTTCCAAGGCGTCGAATGAATTCAGGCCCAGGCTCTGCTTCGAGACTAACTGTAACGGGTTCGGCGGCATTACTAGTATTCTCGTTATGAAATTTGTCGATCATCCATTGCAGATAATGTTCCACACTGGAAGGCCAAATACCACGCTGATTTCTTTCGATTAGCATCATGTATCGAACTCCACAGCGCCTTCCTAAAAGGTGTGTCCATTCAACACTAGTTTGCGTGTCCGTTAGCGGATTTGGCTGAACATGAAACGCCTCAGTGTCGAGCACATCAGGTCGATAACCTTTTGTGAAACTCATGAATCGTAAACGCAAATAATTATGTTCTAACTTTGCCTCGCTCAAGACATAAGACTTGTCCCCGGCTTTCATTGCCAAATCGGATAGCCGCCGAGCTTTCCTTCGGACATCAAGAACGAATCTTCCATAGTTAGAGTCTTGCTCCAACCCAGAGATTGTCAGTCTGTAAACTTCCACCTTGCGCTGTTTTGTCGGCATAACAGACCACCCCTATACATTGGTTAACGTCTCTGATGCTCACAGCTCTCCTTTGAAGGCTTTGGGTAGGATGAAGGGCAGAAGTACGGCGAGTTCGTTGGAGGTTTCGGCTCGTTGCATTTCACCGAGTCTATTCTAGTTTTGACCTGCCGCAGCTTTACCTGAATAGGCCGTGAAGGTAGCGACATACGGTAATCAAGAAAGTCCGAGGGATTCAACGCCTACGTCGTGAGGGATGGAGAATGTACCGGGAGTCTTTTGTGAACGCATATTCCTGCTGGCGCTGATGAATGACGGATGCTCAATCTGCATCGTAACTTCTATCGCTTACTTCAGGTGTGAGCCGGGGGAACTTTCGTATGTGATCCGAAAGACCATATCCGTCAGCCATCGCTTGAATGAATCGTTATCCATAAATTGCTTGAACAGCTCCGTATCGTCCTTGAGCACTGCGGTCATCACTCTTGCCAACGCCTTATCGTGTTCAATTTTCGCGTTCTGCCTGTCCGAGTTCTGTTTCGCATTTTGATAGGCCGTGTCAGCAGCCACACGGTTCGGGATGTCTTCTGTGATCAGCTTGTGCACCCGGTCGGCGTCCGTCCAGGGAATGTTGCCGAATTGATCGTTGAAAGATTTGAGAATATTAGAAAGCCGGTCAAGTTCCGCTTCGGGCTTACTCCCCCCGCCTGTCATGGGTACCGGTTCGATCTCGGCGTTCTCATTCGGCAACTGGATCTTCATCGCCGCTTTCTTCTCAATACGGTAACTGTCCATATCGATGGCGTCCAGGATGCCCTTGGAGAGATCCTCTTCTTTCGGCGCCGGCAACTTGAGCACGAGGAAGTTGAGAAAGATGGACAATTTCTCCCACTTGGCATTCGTGTAGGGCAGGATTGAAGAGAGGAAGCCATACGCCCGCAGAAACGCCTTGGCCTTCCCCTTGAAGTCGACTTGCCCATCTTCGTTGAGCTGCTCATTATAGACACCCACGCAGGCGTCCAAGATGGGATCGAGCCTGTCACGGTCGGCTCCGCCGAGATACAGCGTCACAAGCTGCTCGATCTGCGTCGGAGCATACACTTGATAACCGTCGAGCGCGGCTTTCAAGTCATGGAGTTTGTTGGGATCAGTCTCTTCAGCAAGAATCGTCATGCGATAGTAGTCGGCGAAAGCCTCCTGGATCGTGTCGCTATCGTTCATGAAATCAAGTACGAATACATCATGCTTCTGTGGGTGAGAACGATTGAGACGCGAGAGGGTCTGTACGGCCTTGACCCCGGATAAAACCTTATCCACGTACATCGTGTGGAGCAGCGGCTCGTCGTAGCCGGTTTGGAACTTGTCCGCGCAGATCAGAAACCGATAGGGATCCTCCTGTATCTTGTCCGCTATCTGACTTGATGGAAAACCGTTCAGCGAAGCTTCCGATACCTTGACGCCGCCGTACTCGTGTTCGCCTGAGAAAGCCACGATGGGCTTGTGCGGACTCTTCCGTTCTGTCAGATAATCGCGGAAGGCATAGAAATACTGGATCGCCCGCTCGATCCCACTAGTCACCACCATAGCCCGCGCCTGCCCGCCGATCTTGTTCAACGCCAGGACCTGCTCATGGAAGTGATCCACCATGATTTCGGCCTTGAGGCGGATGGCGTGGTCATGACTTTCGACGTAGCGGCGTAGCTTCTTCTTTGCCCGCTTGGTGTCGAACTCCGGATCGCCCTCCACCTTCTTGATCAGTTTGTAGTAACTCTCGACCGGGGTGTAGTGCTTAAGCACATCCAGGATGAACCCTTCCTGAATTGCCTGTTTCATCGTGTAGCTGTGGAAGGGACGATGTTGAATCTTCCCTTCTGCGTCCGGAGGAAGTGCCGCGCCGAAAATCTCCAACGTCTTGTTCTTTGGGGTGGCGGTGAAGGCGAAATAACTCGCGTTTGGAAGAAGCTTCTTGGCCTCCATGAGACGGTTGATTTTATCTTCAATGGTTTCGTCATCCTCCTCAGCTCCGGCAACCGAGAGCGCGATGCTAAGGGCAGCCGCTGTCCGACCACCCTGGCTGGAATGCGCTTCATCGATAATGATGGCGAATTTCTTCCCACGTTGCTCATTTCCAATCTCATCCAGGATGAATGGAAACTTCTGCACCGTGGAGATGATGATCTTCTTCTCCTCGGCAATGAATTTCCGTAGATCCCCGGAGTGCTCGGCATGCGCCATCGTTGCGCCCACCTGGGCAAACTGTTTAATGGTGTCACGGATTTGCTTATCGAGGATGCGACGATCTGTGACCACGATGATCGAGTCAAAGGCCGATCCTTCGTCCTTAGGCAATCCGATGAGCTGATGTGCGAGCCAGGCAATGGAATTCGACTTGCCGCTGCCCGCTGAATGCTGAATCAAGTAACACCGGCCGACCCCGTGCTGTCGTGCATCGGCAAGGAGCTTGCGCACCGCATCGAGCTGATGAAAGCGGGGCCAGATCTGTACCGCCCTCTTCCTGCCTGTCTTCTCATTCTTTTCTTCGACAACCTGAGCGTAGTTCTCCAGAATATCGGTCAGCCCTTCCCGGCTAAGAATCTGCCGCCATAGATAGTCGGTCTTAATGCCATGTGGGTTAGGCGGATTCCCTGCTCCATCGTTCCAACCTTGATTGAAGGGAAGAAACCATGACCCTTTCCCTTTGAGATGCGTACAGAAGCGGACTTCGTGATCATCTACCGCGAAGTGTACGATGCAGCGTCCAAACTCGAAGAGCTTCTCGTGCGGATCACGGTCCCGCTTGTATTGCTCTACCGCATCTTCGACCGTCTGCTTCGTAAGATTGTTCTTGAGCTCGAACGTGGCGATCGGCAAGCCATTGATGAATAGACAGAGATCGAGCGCTCGTTGTGTTTCATCACGGCTATAACGAAGCTGCCGCGTAACGGAGAAGCGATTGGCGGCATAGAGAGACTCGGCCTTCTCATTGCCCGGCGACGGCGTACCGCAAAATAAAGAGACATCGTACGGCCCGTCCTTGACGCCGTGCCTAAGCACATCAATAATTCCACGTTTGGTTATCTCCCCCTGAAGTCGAGACAGAAACTTGCGCCTTGTCGGGCTATCGTTATAGAGGTCCAGTGACTCCGCCGTTTTAGGCTGAGTGGCGTGGAGAAAGGCACGAAGTTGGGTGAGATCGACACAGAACTCGCGGTCGTAGTCTTCGGCTTGACCGACAATCCATCCGGTACCGCCATATCGTTCCCGAATAAGGCTGACGCCCTCACCAGCAGG
This window harbors:
- a CDS encoding type I restriction endonuclease subunit R, whose translation is MNTDTSEKGLESLIVAAMAGRRSGESPPAGEGVSLIRERYGGTGWIVGQAEDYDREFCVDLTQLRAFLHATQPKTAESLDLYNDSPTRRKFLSRLQGEITKRGIIDVLRHGVKDGPYDVSLFCGTPSPGNEKAESLYAANRFSVTRQLRYSRDETQRALDLCLFINGLPIATFELKNNLTKQTVEDAVEQYKRDRDPHEKLFEFGRCIVHFAVDDHEVRFCTHLKGKGSWFLPFNQGWNDGAGNPPNPHGIKTDYLWRQILSREGLTDILENYAQVVEEKNEKTGRKRAVQIWPRFHQLDAVRKLLADARQHGVGRCYLIQHSAGSGKSNSIAWLAHQLIGLPKDEGSAFDSIIVVTDRRILDKQIRDTIKQFAQVGATMAHAEHSGDLRKFIAEEKKIIISTVQKFPFILDEIGNEQRGKKFAIIIDEAHSSQGGRTAAALSIALSVAGAEEDDETIEDKINRLMEAKKLLPNASYFAFTATPKNKTLEIFGAALPPDAEGKIQHRPFHSYTMKQAIQEGFILDVLKHYTPVESYYKLIKKVEGDPEFDTKRAKKKLRRYVESHDHAIRLKAEIMVDHFHEQVLALNKIGGQARAMVVTSGIERAIQYFYAFRDYLTERKSPHKPIVAFSGEHEYGGVKVSEASLNGFPSSQIADKIQEDPYRFLICADKFQTGYDEPLLHTMYVDKVLSGVKAVQTLSRLNRSHPQKHDVFVLDFMNDSDTIQEAFADYYRMTILAEETDPNKLHDLKAALDGYQVYAPTQIEQLVTLYLGGADRDRLDPILDACVGVYNEQLNEDGQVDFKGKAKAFLRAYGFLSSILPYTNAKWEKLSIFLNFLVLKLPAPKEEDLSKGILDAIDMDSYRIEKKAAMKIQLPNENAEIEPVPMTGGGSKPEAELDRLSNILKSFNDQFGNIPWTDADRVHKLITEDIPNRVAADTAYQNAKQNSDRQNAKIEHDKALARVMTAVLKDDTELFKQFMDNDSFKRWLTDMVFRITYESSPGSHLK